Genomic segment of Malania oleifera isolate guangnan ecotype guangnan chromosome 7, ASM2987363v1, whole genome shotgun sequence:
GGTGTTCAGGAAGTTTGGATTCTATGAGGACAATAGAGGAGATGCACCAATCGGTAATTAATCACttgttttttaattaatttatttattaattagttaTTTCTTGGTTTGATTTTAACTAAGTAGACTAGAAAccatgattaattaattaattaattattgctAACATAAATTATGAATTAGCAACTAGGCTTTTATTTATTGGGAATTGTTTCATTAATTAGTGAGAAGTGTAAAGGGGTTACTTTGGGTGTTTTAGAGCATTAATTTGAGTAATAACTTTCATTtaattaagatatatatatatatatatatatagacacactctctctctctctctctctctctctctctctctctctctctttctctctctctctctctctctctctctcacacacacacacacacacattcacatatcATCTTAGGTTACTTTTGCTCTTTTAGTGTTTTTGTCGTATACATGGATTGCCACCTCTGGCATTGTCcaacataataaattaattatcacTATAGGTAATTAATGTACTCTATGAATTTATAAAATGAGTTTTTGTGTCAGAGCTTAATTACTGTCATAAATGTCTTGGAAAAAGTATTTTGGATTGTACCGTTACAACATTTAAAGTGGGTCCCAGAGTGCTTGTCTTATCAAGAtacttcaatttgaattttgaaaatttaattattttttttctaattaatataGTTTGTTAATGGTTGATTAGGAAATCATTCTTTTGTTTACcagtatatataataataatgactAGGCAGGATTGGCCTAGTTAGACATAACAAATAATACGATGtcatttcatatttataatatataccCTTTCAAGATGTCAAACGAAACACATAAAATGCATGAAATAAATTTcctattcatttttctttttcattctcATGAACTATTTATGTTTGATTCGGGTACATGCATGTGATCTTAATATTGACCAAACAAAAAATCATAGGACTCCGCAACACGGACCCAAACTTTTGGATGATTTGGCGGCCCAAACTTGAGGAAATCATGAACAAATACTTGGTCAAGTTCGGCCATAGGCCAGGAGGATTACCCTCCATCCTGGGTTACCGGAAAGCTGACCTACTAAGGGTAATTCGAATGTCAGCAACCACCCATTTGATTAGCAAGGGCACACTTTTGGACCTCCTTAATCCCTTCAGCACTCTTATAACCATTCATGATACCACCTCATGCTTGTCCAAGCAAACCTCACAAATTGATGGGTTGAATACAAAACTAGATGACGTGATTTATCCAAGTGTAACCATTTTTAACAAGCTGGTTGAAGCTGTGGAGCTCATGTGGGCACTAACGACAGGAAAATCTCACTTGTTGGAGAAGCACCAGCCGACAGAATGCTTGATGCCGCAGTTGGCTTTTAAGACTTGGACACTAAACCCCAATGGTATTCTCTTTCTAATGCAAATGTTGTCGCACATCACCACCCAGAAAGAATCTGCTTATGGAGGGAAAGGCACTCAAACGATGGATAGACAGGAGATCAAGTTTCCCATTCTAGAAGAATATGATATATAGGTAATATGGTGGTTCAGCATCTAATTAAGGATTCATTCTCTTTGAATAAACAGAGTTAACTAGAATAAATACATAAGAAATACTCTATTTGGTTTCTTATGTTCACATGTGTGTCCCTAGACTATGGTATCTTTATGTGTTTGTTTGCCTTTATTTTGGAgtctataaatatacatatatggtcAGTTTGTACTCAAGAGTAATCTATAATATTTTCCATGCTATATTGTGCCTCCCAACTTAACAAAGGCTCATGTGTGTATGATGTATGAATGTTGCTTTGTTTTAAGTGTTTCTTGCTCTAAttacaatgtgtgtgtgtgtgtgtgtgtgtgtgtgtgtgtgagagagagagagagagagagagagagagagagagagagagagagagagagagagagagagagagagagagagagagagagagagagagagtattaaTAGTCATCTAAAAAGTAACTCTAAATGCAATGGGCCTCAATATTCATTACCTCACTCAACTATATTCTAAATAGACCTAAATATCCATAATTATAGATTAACCTAccacaaataaatattttcaattatataattaaaaaaataaatggaaaatcCCTGATTTAGAAAGTCAAAGCAAATAAATTTCAATTGATCAACTTGACACTTGTTATGCATGAGTAGTTAGGTTAACAAACACCATCATTTGCCACCTTCCCGtgcaaaagattaaaaaaataaaaaataaacactcCTTTAGAGAATAATGATCAAGCTACTATAAAGGAAGAATGCGTGGATCATAATCAAACCAAAATAGAGCATATCTAGCCTAAAATCATGTCACATATTCTGTCATTGATTCTATATTTGTAACTGATTCTGAGTTTGAATTTTATAGTTGTACATTGTAATAGTAGCATAGATTTGGCTTCAACATTTGTATAATTCCTAAATTAGCTCCTTAACTATTGTGTATGTAAGATAGAATTGTTATCAATGAAATGTGTGGCAAATTATTCATTGAAACTATAGCAGCATCTGTTTCTTTACATGGTATAAGAGCATAATCTCTAACGAGCCAACAATCCAAGTCTCCACAATTACTTCCTCCTCCGATCAAAATCCAACCCAAAACGCATACAAGTGTTTTGAACCTTAGACCAAAAAATTCTTTATTTCACGACATGTGTTGTTTGATGAAAATCAACACCACTTCAGCTTGTCCAAACCCGCACCTTCTGTGACAAACCATAAAACTCAAGACAATCACAAATTTCTTCCTCTCTTCTTTGATGCTTAGCTGCCTGTAGTGCCTCCACCAATGTTGTCCGGCGTGCAAACCTCCCCACTGCATCCGGAAGGTTCACTTGCCATCATCGTGTCCTCCTCAGGTAATTTCGAACACCCTTATAAAAATCTGAATGGTTCTTCTTCAAATTTGGAATTACAGTCTCATGATTCAAACCTAGTTCCAAATCATAATTTCCAAAACCCAAATCCTCTAACCCTTTCTGAAACAAATAATCCTCCCCAATGCACACATAACATGACCATAGATCAATGAACCAAAATTTCTAACCCAAACAAATCCATACCCTGTCCAAATATCCTTTTCCCCAAACCATTGAACCAATGAGTGTGCACCAAGAAATATGTCGACCTCACTGGCGTGAGGCCATGTCCAAAGAGTTTACTGCTCTAATGAAGCACTGGACTTGGGACCTTGTTTTATCATCTTCAAATTGTAAACCACTAGGTTGTGATTGGGTATTCCTTGTAAAATGGAAAGTGGATGGGTCAGTGGTTAGATTCAAAGCCCATCTAGTTAAAAGGGCTATAATCAACATTCTGGTGTTGATTATAAAAAAACCTTTAGCCTTGTGGTTAAACCCACAACTATTCTAGCTGTCTTATCAATTGCAATCATGAATGGATGGGATTTGAGCCAAATAGATGTCAACAATGCCTTTCTAAATGGTGAATTAACTGAGGCTGTGTTTATCAAGCAACCCCCAGGGTTCAAAGATTTGTCCAAACCTAACCTTGTTTGTAGGCTAAAAAAGGAAATCCATGGGCTTAAACAAGCCCCACGGGCTTGGTACACAACACTTAAAAATGCCATTATTCAACTGGGTTTTTCCAACTCCAAAGTAGACTCCtctctgactcactcgaaaaatgagcagctcggaagctatcccaagtataggagttacgtcgtataatattaagcccaaaggttagatcgtctcctcagggaatgcatttaatctcaaaatttacgttcgtccaatcgaaaacaaaattgtactgaactcagttcagactcgggtttttcaagagttgttcaattttacttttgccgaattagatgacacgtaatttaaaaaccctaaaactaacatgtactaaataaaagaaacaagaataggaatcctagtttacttaacgaaacattgggacacgcactaattaaaaatggaaactacaaataaggaattaaaacacgctagaatagaaactctaatctacctaaggaaacatcgacacacgcactaattaaaaatggaaactacaaataaggaattacacACGCAATAGAGATgcaatcaaaataaaacacactcacaaacaataaaaatcaaacctttaacaaaattaagaaattgaatcaaaaccaaacttcaagggaAACCAAGAACTTAGATAGAAATtatccctaacaacctaaactagactgaacacaataaaaaatgaaagctttaatatgacttgaccctaaactaaaacaagtttcgacaaaaaaatttaaatttgaaaagatcaactaaattaaaacggtatttaaattaaacaaatgataaataaaactactaaattaaatctaataacaacttgaattaaatacaagataagtaaatagaaagaaattaaaattacttagcaagtatcaaactctaacttttcGATAatctgtaataaataaataaaaacaaacattattcaactacaataaaaggagagagagagagagagagagagagagagagagagagagagagagagagagagagagagagagagagagagagagagagagagagagagagagagagagagagagagagagagagagagagcaaaacagagGGTGGTTGCGGTTGTGTTGCAGCTGCTGTGCTGTGTTTTGGCCTCGGGAGTCTGCTGTGGAGTTGCTTGCTGTGCTAGAACAGGGGCTGAGGAGGTCTTGCAGGTTGCAGGCAGCAGATGGCTGCTGTGGTGGTGTGGCACTGGTTGGTGGTTTTCTGCTGCAGAGGATGGAGGGGCTGGCCGAAGGTGATGGTTCTGCTGTGCTGGAAACAGAGGGAGTTGAGGGAGAGATCAGAGACAAGAAGGGAGGGGAAGGAATaagagaaagataaaaaaaaacagagggaaggagaacgagagagagagaagggctgAGTAAacagagagaatgaaagagagagagggcAGAGGGTTAAAGGAAGGGAAGGACAAAGGAGCAAGGGAGAGAGTGGGGGAGCCCTCGGGCTGCCTGCgcaaggagaggaagagaaggagatttAAAGGAAGAgctgggtgccctaggatccggcgtggacaacccgacccggccatgcatggccgggtcacatcaatgactcaattattatatattttttttcattttctttgttctctgttcgtcacaaattctgctcttctggagctagtatctcacaaaactcaaaacacaaaagttgtagataatcctttcctctttctctagaaatttgaatcatctctaTCGGAGcttagacggaaaagttatgcacaaaatacgaacaagtatcggttttgattcccgggaattttcctgcgacaaaaaattaccaaaacttcataaatagtgcaataaagttcaagaatgataattttggcactttgttaaaatattgaacaaatttggacatttaattaaaaataaaaaccgTAAAGCCTgagttaaacgcccaattacgcagttttgacgtgtaatcactCTCTCTTTATTTATAGACAAGGATCAACTCTTCGTTCTTtccttgtttatgttgatgatctTATAATTGTGGGAAATAATTCAACCTTTGTGTCTTATATTATTTAGTAGCTGGGTGACATGTTTTCTCTCAAAGATATGGGTTCCCTAATTTTTTCTTAGGGATTGAAGTGATCCCCACCCAGGCAGGATTATTTCTATTACAACATAAATATGTTCGTGAACTTTTGGCCAACACCAGTATGAGTGGTGCAAAAGATGCCTTAACACCTCTCTTTACAACTCAATCTCTTCAATTAGTTGATGGCACTACTGCTGTAGACAACTCAGAATTCCGTAGAATCATTGGTAGCCTTTAATACCTATCCCCGACGTGTCCAAATATCTCATTTATAGTCAacaaaaattttcaattcatGCACAAACTGACTACAAATCATTGGACAACCACCAAGTGGCTCCTCCGCTACTTAAAACAAACCATTTTTCATGGTATTTAGATCACCAAAGCTGAAACTACGATGTTAAGGACATACTCCGACGCTGATTGGGCTAGAAATATCGATGACCACACTTCAACCTCTAAATATATCGGCCTTGTAGGATCTAATCCCATTTCTTGGAGTGCAAAGAAGCAAAGAGCAGTTGCACAATCCACAACAAAGGCTGAATACGGGGCACTAGCTAATGCAGCTTCTGAAACGATGTGGCTGTCCACTCTTTTAAAAGAACTAGATATTCTAGTCAAAGACTCCCCTCACCTGTTTTGTGATAATCTCGAAGGCACACATCTCAGTTATAACCCAATCAATCATTTGCACATAAAAAACATTCAAATTGATATTCATTTTATGCACGACTTAGTGCAAAACGGAAGCCTTAAAGTCAGACATGTACATACTCAAGATCAACTAGTTGATTTGTTAACGAAGTCGTTGTCAAAACAGCGCATGTAAATACTTGGCAACAAGATTGATCTTGCCGATGGAAGCTCAATCTTGCAGGGGCATATAAGGGAAGAATGCGTAGATCACAATCAAACCAAAACAGAGCATGTCTAGCCTAAAATCATGCCACATATTTTGTCATTAATTCTATATTTGTAACTGATTCTAAGTTTGAATTCTATAACTGTAGATTGTGACAGTAACATAGATTTAGCTTCAACATTTGTATAATTCTTAAATTAACTCCTTAACTATTGTGCATATAAGATCGAAGTGTTATCAATGAAATGTGTGGCAAATTAATCATTGAAACTACAACAACATTTGTTTCTTTACTGGTACAAGGTATAGGTCCATAATTAATGAAAACTATAGAAAACCAAAACTCTTTTTTTGGAAGCAAATAGAGATTGATATTCAAGAAATCATGCCAATAAATAAGAAAACAtctatgttagaattggtgtgatcccaaaaggggggtgaattgggtcttaaattttttttggctaaattaaacatttatgccgattcaccacatattatatcccattcaatataaaAACGTGTATGAAAAAATGATTAaactataagtgtgaacatacacgtgcagtacatcttatttaaataaaagtgtgcatgcaaataattataaccataaatgaacaagcatacacaagctgaatttaaagggcataaattaaatgagtccctaaaatatatgatttcagACCCTTATTTACTtatgcttatcctcattttattatatatttacccagagttatcattgtgcagagctatgcaaggtttgtttgtcttctCATGAAAAACAGGACAAAAGCAAGGAGTTAAGCATTAAAAGAAGTGAAGGAGATTTTGGAGGACACAAAGCTCGAATTCAGGCGGTTAGCCAAGCTCCAAAAGCTTCAAAGCCTAAATGGACAAGaagattgttggaattggtgtattcccaagaggggggtgaattggaaattgaaacttttctaagtcaatttataaaaataacagtatttcacaacctataGTCTGTCTATGCAAtaccaaatgcgcagataaatataacatgcggaaatttaaatcatgcgcaacactCACCGACTTATtgaaaaataacatacatgtgtagta
This window contains:
- the LOC131159947 gene encoding uncharacterized protein LOC131159947 isoform X1, translating into MSSSSPNPFPRIKTRNGDIQGFPGGSLTELARVEDAAFILLNYDEGYTIRVVRVGDFAIRMVMRSRDSKSIVLITTCMVEGLHWPLTRDAPVIRVGDYSFAFALPDLLYGVSFPRKVGEDTMDSLGMVFRKFGFYEDNRGDAPIGLRNTDPNFWMIWRPKLEEIMNKYLVKFGHRPGGLPSILGYRKADLLRVIRMSATTHLISKGTLLDLLNPFSTLITIHDTTSCLSKQTSQIDGLNTKLDDVIYPSVTIFNKLVEAVELMWALTTGKSHLLEKHQPTECLMPQLAFKTWTLNPNGILFLMQMLSHITTQKESAYGGKGTQTMDRQEIKFPILEEYDI